One Pseudofrancisella aestuarii genomic region harbors:
- the purB gene encoding adenylosuccinate lyase, which produces MIKRYDVAEISKIWDDENKYRKMLEVELAILEALEDKMVPKGTAAKIREKAEVRPERVDEIEKVTKHDIIAFCTSIAEQFTAETGKFFHFGVTSSDIIDSALSLQIRESLEHVVEDLEALCDSLLAKAEQTKRIITMGRSHGMFAEPMSFGQKFLGSYVEFKRRLKDLKDFQKDGLTVQFSGAVGNYCILTTEDEKKAADILGLPVENVSTQVIPRDRIAKLISIHGLIASAIERLAVEIRHLHRSDVFEVYEGFSKGQKGSSTMPHKKNPISTENLTGMARMLRSHVSIALENCVLWHERDISHSSAERFYLPDNFGIMVYALRRMRNTIDNLVIQEDIIEDRVRNNSAYLSSFYLHFLIANTPFMREDCYKIVQQVAFDLKQGESFSKKLEKIMKDEHGTDLTVPEMDFEGIKKTYLKEIDNVFARSINN; this is translated from the coding sequence ATGATAAAGAGATATGATGTAGCAGAGATTTCAAAGATTTGGGATGATGAAAATAAATATCGCAAGATGCTTGAAGTTGAGTTAGCTATTTTAGAAGCGTTAGAAGATAAAATGGTACCAAAAGGTACAGCTGCTAAAATTCGTGAAAAAGCTGAAGTTAGACCAGAAAGAGTAGATGAGATTGAGAAAGTTACAAAGCATGATATTATCGCGTTTTGTACATCTATAGCAGAGCAATTTACTGCTGAAACTGGGAAGTTCTTTCACTTTGGTGTTACATCATCAGATATTATAGATTCAGCTCTTAGTTTACAGATTCGTGAATCTTTGGAGCATGTGGTTGAAGACTTAGAAGCTCTTTGTGATTCATTATTAGCAAAAGCAGAGCAGACTAAGAGAATTATCACAATGGGTAGAAGTCATGGTATGTTTGCTGAGCCTATGAGTTTTGGTCAAAAGTTCCTTGGCTCATATGTTGAGTTTAAGCGTAGACTAAAAGATTTAAAAGATTTCCAAAAAGATGGCTTAACAGTGCAGTTCTCTGGAGCAGTTGGTAACTACTGTATCTTAACTACAGAGGATGAAAAGAAAGCAGCAGATATTCTAGGCTTACCTGTTGAGAATGTTTCTACTCAAGTTATCCCAAGAGATAGAATAGCTAAGCTTATCTCTATCCATGGTCTTATTGCATCAGCTATTGAAAGATTAGCTGTGGAAATTAGACACTTACACAGAAGTGATGTTTTTGAAGTTTATGAAGGTTTTTCTAAAGGCCAAAAAGGTTCTTCAACTATGCCACATAAGAAAAACCCAATCTCTACAGAGAACTTAACTGGTATGGCTAGAATGCTTAGGTCACATGTTTCTATCGCGTTAGAAAATTGTGTATTGTGGCATGAAAGAGATATTTCTCACTCTTCAGCAGAACGTTTTTATCTTCCAGATAACTTTGGAATAATGGTTTATGCACTTAGAAGAATGAGAAATACTATTGATAATCTTGTTATCCAAGAGGACATTATTGAAGATAGAGTAAGAAACAATAGCGCTTATCTATCTAGTTTTTATTTACATTTCTTAATTGCGAATACGCCATTTATGCGTGAAGATTGTTATAAAATAGTCCAGCAAGTGGCTTTTGACCTTAAACAAGGTGAATCATTCTCTAAGAAATTAGAGAAAATAATGAAAGATGAGCATGGTACAGATTTAACTGTTCCAGAAATGGATTTTGAAGGTATTAAAAAGACATATCTTAAAGAAATAGATAATGTTTTTGCTCGATCTATCAATAACTAG
- a CDS encoding non-ribosomal peptide synthetase produces MSQTLHEAFFEQVKRTPNNICIIDNDFSLTYQQVKNLITRLSHDLYHQGVREGDVVGIYCDKRYEIIVAFLAISLVGGRCLQLDKAFPIPLLRDIVDETNAKILLCDSYFDELKGVKTLNIVDICSQDKFLAETSLAINVDPDKPVWMVYSSGTTGKHKGLSISHKAILASYETRYRIKDYDDKSKVACNIYYLWEVFRPILRGGTTYIVRDEVLHDFYELAEYFVKHNINESLFTPSYLETLLHTSPDQADIILNQLKVCWLNGEVVSSSLYHKILPYLDTVKIYNLYSISECHDVAVYQLCRDDKHVQEKEIVPVGYLLDDVEVVLLNETNEICKPHEKGELYVHSRGLAIEYINRPELNYERFIDASRSPIGKRLYKTGDYAQLDENGKLITVFGRCDYIVKLRGYTISLPFVEAVVKDKLNIMHCVVEKEGSGLLDEHLVAYIEVPKDKQDEFYHNWEFSNSHEISQKIIDCISPFLAIYMRPQRFVVLDKININAYSNKLDRRSILSAVNSKKVNEVKFAEVSTLDDYRNLWKTLLSIDEDLIRDESSFFKLGGTSLSAMMLINALATQGFHRVKIGDFISNNSFKDSYNLFTNGVGSTSQTNDIEIVNKDVNEAFNYLVNTINKKSKKPLCKNGKNWLITGVTGFLGKQILKDLIKNTDDQITCLVRAENKSHLLKRFDEIIKSLNVLDEDKSRIKFIKGDVAKGFLGTTSEDWIYLQENVTGIINIAADVNLILPYEKIRDSSLIGTRSLIELSLSCEPIKPIFHVSSNAVFAESDSAEVDESHDIDKFLVQGKSGYGMAKWAAEKLLLLSKDLGLEVTIFRPGNISASDIGNINKKDTNYLILKSIVSSKSIPEGLALEMTPISHLSKNIIKAVLDNKLNKIYNMTNINIVNDIDLMEFTECHLLSRDEWINQLKDIELKAIIDNDDECLYSVANNYKQANYEELMSVCGVSYPSVSKEMLDPMLNS; encoded by the coding sequence ATGAGTCAAACGCTGCATGAAGCTTTTTTTGAGCAAGTAAAAAGAACACCAAATAATATTTGTATAATAGATAATGATTTTTCTTTAACATATCAGCAAGTAAAAAATCTAATAACTCGCTTAAGTCATGATTTATATCACCAGGGAGTAAGAGAAGGAGATGTTGTTGGAATATATTGTGATAAGCGTTATGAAATAATAGTAGCTTTTTTAGCAATATCTTTAGTGGGCGGGCGATGCTTGCAGTTAGATAAGGCTTTCCCTATACCATTACTGAGAGATATAGTAGATGAGACTAATGCTAAAATTCTATTATGTGATAGCTATTTTGATGAATTAAAAGGAGTTAAAACTCTAAATATTGTAGATATTTGTAGCCAAGATAAGTTTTTAGCTGAAACTTCTTTAGCAATAAATGTTGACCCAGATAAGCCTGTTTGGATGGTTTATTCATCTGGTACAACAGGTAAGCATAAGGGGCTTTCGATTTCTCATAAAGCTATTTTAGCTTCGTATGAAACAAGATATAGAATTAAAGATTACGATGATAAGTCTAAGGTTGCATGTAATATTTATTATTTGTGGGAAGTCTTTAGGCCTATATTAAGAGGTGGTACTACATATATTGTTAGAGATGAAGTGTTGCATGATTTTTATGAACTAGCAGAATATTTTGTGAAACATAATATAAATGAAAGCTTATTTACACCTTCCTACCTCGAGACACTATTACATACTTCGCCAGATCAGGCTGATATTATTTTAAATCAATTAAAAGTCTGTTGGTTAAATGGAGAGGTGGTCTCAAGTTCCTTATATCATAAGATTTTGCCATACCTTGATACAGTGAAAATATATAATTTATATTCTATTTCAGAATGCCATGATGTAGCAGTATACCAATTATGTAGAGATGATAAACATGTCCAAGAGAAAGAGATAGTTCCTGTAGGTTATCTGCTAGATGATGTGGAAGTTGTTCTATTAAATGAAACGAATGAAATATGTAAGCCTCATGAAAAAGGTGAATTATATGTTCATAGTAGAGGATTGGCTATTGAATATATAAATAGACCAGAATTAAATTATGAGAGGTTTATTGATGCTAGTAGAAGTCCTATAGGTAAAAGATTATATAAGACAGGAGATTATGCTCAGTTAGATGAAAATGGAAAGTTAATTACTGTTTTTGGTAGATGTGACTATATAGTAAAGTTAAGAGGGTACACAATTTCTTTACCTTTTGTTGAAGCGGTTGTAAAAGATAAGTTAAATATAATGCACTGTGTGGTTGAAAAAGAAGGTAGTGGGCTTCTTGATGAACACTTAGTGGCATATATTGAGGTTCCAAAAGATAAGCAAGATGAGTTTTATCATAATTGGGAGTTTTCTAATAGTCATGAAATAAGTCAGAAAATAATAGATTGTATATCTCCTTTTTTGGCTATTTATATGAGACCACAAAGATTTGTGGTTCTAGATAAGATAAATATAAATGCTTACTCTAATAAGCTTGATAGAAGAAGTATCTTATCAGCAGTAAACAGTAAGAAAGTAAATGAAGTAAAGTTTGCGGAGGTGAGTACACTAGATGATTATAGAAATCTATGGAAAACTTTATTGAGTATCGATGAGGACTTGATTAGGGATGAAAGCAGCTTCTTTAAGCTTGGGGGAACATCGTTATCCGCTATGATGCTTATTAATGCTTTAGCTACACAAGGGTTTCATAGAGTTAAAATAGGTGATTTTATTTCTAATAATAGTTTTAAGGATAGTTATAATCTTTTTACTAATGGTGTTGGGAGCACGAGCCAGACTAATGACATAGAAATAGTAAATAAAGATGTTAATGAAGCTTTTAATTACTTAGTAAACACTATTAATAAGAAATCTAAAAAACCACTATGCAAGAATGGGAAAAATTGGTTAATAACCGGAGTGACAGGGTTTTTAGGTAAGCAAATATTAAAAGACCTTATAAAAAATACGGACGATCAAATTACTTGTCTTGTGCGTGCTGAGAATAAGTCTCATTTATTAAAACGTTTTGATGAGATTATAAAGAGTTTAAATGTTTTAGATGAAGATAAGAGTAGAATTAAGTTTATTAAAGGGGATGTGGCTAAAGGGTTCTTGGGCACAACTTCAGAGGATTGGATATATTTGCAAGAAAACGTTACGGGGATTATTAATATAGCCGCAGATGTTAATTTAATTTTGCCATATGAAAAAATTAGGGATAGCTCATTAATAGGAACCAGATCATTGATTGAGTTATCTTTGAGTTGTGAGCCTATTAAGCCCATATTTCATGTTTCTAGTAATGCTGTCTTTGCTGAGAGCGATTCTGCCGAGGTAGATGAAAGTCATGATATTGATAAATTCTTAGTGCAAGGGAAGTCTGGCTATGGTATGGCAAAATGGGCTGCAGAAAAGTTACTTCTTTTATCAAAAGACTTAGGATTAGAGGTGACAATTTTTAGGCCTGGAAATATTAGTGCTTCAGATATTGGAAATATAAATAAAAAAGACACAAACTATCTTATATTGAAATCTATTGTATCAAGTAAATCTATTCCAGAAGGTTTGGCTCTTGAGATGACTCCGATATCTCATTTATCAAAAAATATCATTAAAGCTGTTTTGGACAATAAACTTAACAAAATCTATAACATGACAAATATAAATATTGTTAATGATATTGATCTTATGGAGTTTACAGAATGTCATCTTCTTTCTAGAGATGAATGGATTAATCAGCTTAAAGATATTGAGCTAAAGGCCATAATTGATAATGATGATGAATGTTTATATTCTGTTGCTAATAATTATAAGCAGGCTAACTATGAAGAGCTTATGTCTGTGTGTGGCGTTAGTTACCCGTCAGTTTCTAAAGAAATGCTTGATCCAATGTTAAACTCATAA
- the gatA gene encoding Asp-tRNA(Asn)/Glu-tRNA(Gln) amidotransferase subunit GatA: MSYIKKLRERLDSGSVTAVGLVKEYLSKIKLEDKKLNSVITLCEKEALAEAETADKIISEGKQGLLTGIPILHKDLFCTKDIKTTSASRILDDFISPYDSTVTRKCKEAGMITLGKLNMDEFAMGSTNENSYYGAVSNPWDLDRVPGGSSGGPAAAVAAGFAPVATGSDTGGSVRQPASFCGLTAMKPTYGSTSRYGMIAFSSSFDQAGIFGHYAEDVAIMLDTISGDCEFDSTCVGIPENHFTKDIDKSIAGKVVGVDESLMKDLNPDLAAQMKKALENLKAIGVTIKSVTIPDLKEALSTYYIITPAEAAANLARFDGVRYGHRSDKATDLESLYQLSRSEGFGAEVKRRIMIGNYVLASSQYDSYYNKAQQIRRIMTDQMNKIFEEVDAVFMPASPSEAFRKGDKLDPVSAYLSDIYTIPANISGLPAISFPVGFVNNLPVGAQLIGKAFNDNVLTQLVVQYQKHNSVEEFILEQARI; this comes from the coding sequence ATGTCATATATTAAAAAATTACGAGAAAGGCTAGACTCAGGGAGTGTTACAGCAGTTGGACTGGTAAAAGAATACTTAAGTAAGATTAAGTTAGAAGATAAAAAGTTGAATTCAGTTATCACTCTTTGTGAAAAAGAGGCATTAGCTGAAGCTGAGACTGCTGATAAAATTATATCTGAAGGAAAACAGGGGTTACTTACTGGTATCCCAATATTACATAAAGATTTATTTTGTACAAAAGATATAAAAACAACAAGTGCATCTAGAATTTTAGATGACTTTATATCTCCATATGATTCTACAGTAACTAGAAAATGTAAAGAAGCAGGAATGATAACTCTTGGTAAGCTTAATATGGATGAGTTTGCTATGGGCTCAACTAATGAAAATAGTTATTATGGGGCTGTTAGTAATCCTTGGGATTTAGATAGAGTTCCTGGAGGGTCTTCAGGTGGGCCAGCTGCAGCTGTTGCTGCAGGTTTTGCACCAGTTGCTACAGGTTCTGATACTGGTGGTTCTGTTAGACAGCCGGCAAGTTTTTGTGGTTTAACTGCAATGAAGCCAACATATGGAAGCACTTCCAGATATGGAATGATAGCTTTCTCCTCATCATTTGATCAGGCTGGAATATTTGGGCATTATGCTGAAGATGTGGCTATTATGCTTGATACTATTTCAGGCGACTGTGAGTTTGATTCAACTTGTGTAGGCATTCCGGAGAATCACTTTACAAAAGATATCGATAAATCTATTGCTGGCAAAGTAGTAGGTGTAGATGAGAGTCTAATGAAAGATTTAAACCCTGATTTGGCCGCTCAAATGAAAAAAGCTTTAGAAAATTTAAAAGCTATAGGAGTCACAATTAAGAGTGTTACTATTCCAGACTTAAAAGAAGCACTATCTACTTATTATATTATTACACCAGCAGAGGCGGCAGCAAATTTGGCTCGATTTGATGGGGTTAGATATGGTCATAGAAGTGATAAAGCAACTGATTTAGAAAGTTTATATCAACTATCTAGATCAGAAGGTTTTGGTGCTGAGGTTAAGCGTAGAATTATGATAGGTAATTATGTATTGGCATCAAGCCAGTATGATTCTTATTATAATAAAGCTCAGCAAATTCGTAGAATTATGACAGATCAAATGAATAAGATTTTTGAAGAAGTTGATGCTGTATTTATGCCGGCTTCTCCTAGTGAGGCATTTAGAAAGGGAGATAAGTTAGATCCTGTATCTGCATATCTTTCTGATATATACACTATTCCAGCGAATATTTCTGGTCTTCCAGCAATATCGTTTCCAGTTGGTTTTGTTAATAATTTACCTGTAGGTGCTCAATTAATTGGTAAAGCTTTTAATGATAATGTTTTAACTCAACTAGTTGTACAGTATCAAAAACATAATTCTGTAGAAGAATTTATATTAGAGCAAGCGAGGATTTAG
- the gatC gene encoding Asp-tRNA(Asn)/Glu-tRNA(Gln) amidotransferase subunit GatC, with translation MDKQLVEHIAKLSSFKLTSDELEKFTKDLTNICEILDAVKKVDTQGVKPMISPLSVDFKFREDVPTDQDNRKSFEKFACEIVDDYFMVPQVIK, from the coding sequence ATGGATAAACAATTAGTAGAACATATAGCGAAACTTTCTAGTTTTAAATTAACTAGTGATGAGCTTGAAAAGTTTACGAAAGATTTGACAAATATATGTGAAATTTTAGATGCGGTTAAAAAAGTTGATACTCAGGGAGTTAAGCCAATGATATCTCCTTTAAGTGTTGATTTTAAATTTAGAGAAGATGTTCCGACAGATCAGGATAATAGAAAGAGTTTTGAAAAATTTGCTTGTGAAATTGTTGATGATTATTTTATGGTTCCACAGGTTATTAAGTAG
- the waaC gene encoding lipopolysaccharide heptosyltransferase I, which yields MRILIIRLSAIGDIFHAFTVARDLREKFPKATIDWLVDEKFENIVKLCTDIDNVISIPFKKWKKKPLSLIQNLLEFKRNLKQKGNRYDFILEAHGLLKPALFAKFLFKGEIYGLDSKSANDGFFASVFYDKKFKVSRDNVAIVRFRELASKAFNTNIKKPYQISISSEVKDIDIKDYILLLHGTSKDSKKLSQENWQAITRYILKNTNKNILVTYTNEEEKQLCDSLKVFLNDSRFVVLDTLEFKDFISVVEKADLVLGVDTGFVHLANLFNKRVIGVYKDSNPNYGGLLESKIAKNLDYRCKAVNIEEINENVAELIKVSD from the coding sequence ATGAGAATTCTAATTATTAGACTTTCTGCTATAGGTGATATTTTTCACGCATTTACTGTGGCTAGGGATCTAAGAGAGAAATTTCCAAAGGCGACTATAGATTGGCTCGTTGATGAGAAATTTGAAAATATAGTTAAATTATGTACGGATATTGATAATGTTATATCTATTCCCTTTAAAAAGTGGAAAAAAAAGCCATTAAGCTTAATTCAAAACCTTTTAGAATTTAAAAGAAACTTGAAGCAGAAAGGAAATAGGTATGATTTTATTTTAGAGGCTCATGGCCTTTTGAAACCAGCTTTATTTGCCAAGTTTTTATTTAAAGGTGAGATTTATGGGCTTGATAGTAAATCTGCAAATGATGGTTTTTTTGCTTCTGTTTTTTATGATAAGAAATTTAAAGTTTCGAGAGATAATGTAGCTATTGTTAGATTTAGAGAGTTAGCATCAAAGGCTTTTAATACAAATATAAAGAAGCCGTATCAAATATCAATAAGTTCAGAAGTTAAAGATATTGATATAAAGGATTATATTTTATTGCTACATGGCACTTCAAAAGATAGTAAAAAACTAAGTCAAGAAAATTGGCAAGCTATTACAAGGTATATTTTAAAAAATACCAATAAAAATATATTAGTTACATATACAAATGAAGAAGAAAAACAGTTGTGTGATTCCTTGAAGGTGTTTTTAAATGATTCTAGGTTTGTAGTTCTAGATACTTTAGAGTTTAAAGATTTTATAAGTGTTGTTGAAAAAGCGGATTTGGTTTTAGGAGTTGATACTGGTTTTGTACACTTAGCTAATTTATTTAATAAAAGAGTAATAGGGGTTTATAAAGATAGTAATCCAAATTATGGAGGTCTTCTTGAGTCGAAGATTGCTAAAAATTTAGACTACAGATGCAAAGCTGTAAATATTGAAGAAATTAATGAAAATGTTGCTGAGCTTATAAAAGTAAGTGACTAA
- the rpsB gene encoding 30S ribosomal protein S2 — translation MSLMKEMLSAGVHFGHKKAFWNPKMNEYIFGINHGVHIINLEKTVPLFQDAVNFVGKTVANGGKVLFVGTKRQAQDIVEAEAKRCGMPFVSHRWLGGMLTNYKTVRQSIKRLAQLEKMKEDGTLNSLTKKEMLQNLRTIEKLEKVLGGIKEMGGIPDAIVVIDSNKEHIAIQEAKKLGIKVVSIVDTNSNPEYIDYIIPGNDDAVKSISFYMKKFADAIIDAQGLDRALEAKDDESAEVQQAQ, via the coding sequence ATGTCTTTAATGAAAGAAATGTTGTCTGCTGGTGTTCACTTTGGACACAAAAAAGCTTTCTGGAACCCAAAAATGAATGAGTATATCTTTGGTATTAACCATGGTGTGCATATCATAAACCTAGAAAAAACAGTTCCACTTTTCCAAGATGCAGTAAACTTTGTTGGTAAAACTGTAGCTAATGGTGGGAAAGTTCTTTTTGTTGGTACAAAAAGACAAGCTCAAGATATAGTTGAAGCAGAAGCTAAAAGATGTGGTATGCCATTCGTTAGTCATAGATGGTTAGGTGGAATGTTAACTAACTATAAAACTGTTAGACAGTCTATTAAAAGATTGGCCCAATTAGAAAAAATGAAAGAAGATGGTACATTAAATTCTTTAACTAAGAAGGAAATGCTTCAAAACCTTAGAACTATTGAGAAGTTGGAGAAAGTTCTTGGTGGTATTAAAGAGATGGGCGGTATTCCTGATGCTATCGTTGTTATTGATAGTAATAAAGAGCACATTGCTATTCAAGAAGCTAAAAAATTAGGTATTAAAGTGGTCTCTATAGTTGATACTAACTCTAATCCAGAATATATTGATTACATCATCCCAGGAAATGATGATGCAGTTAAGTCTATTTCTTTTTATATGAAAAAATTTGCTGATGCTATTATTGATGCTCAGGGCTTAGATAGAGCTTTAGAAGCTAAAGATGATGAGTCTGCTGAAGTTCAACAAGCACAATAA
- a CDS encoding dihydrofolate reductase → MISLIVAYDKNHGIGKENTLPWKLSEDLKNFKKITENNYIIMGRKTFDSIGRPLPNRKNIILTRDKEYKRDNCLVINDVQNVLNFAKSKPHYEIFVIGGAQIYRQFVNLADRLYITEVDTEMTDLDAFFPEWDKSKYERIGYREYKKDDKNQFNFTFSVFEKRS, encoded by the coding sequence ATGATTTCATTAATAGTGGCTTACGATAAGAATCATGGAATAGGTAAAGAAAACACTCTACCATGGAAACTATCTGAAGATTTAAAGAATTTTAAAAAAATTACAGAAAATAACTATATTATTATGGGAAGAAAAACATTTGACTCAATTGGTCGCCCCCTCCCAAATAGAAAAAATATAATCTTAACTCGTGACAAAGAATATAAAAGAGATAATTGCTTAGTAATAAATGATGTTCAAAATGTTTTAAATTTTGCGAAATCTAAACCTCATTATGAAATATTTGTAATTGGTGGAGCTCAAATTTATAGGCAATTTGTAAATTTAGCAGATAGGCTATACATAACTGAAGTTGATACAGAAATGACTGACTTAGATGCCTTCTTTCCTGAATGGGATAAAAGCAAATATGAAAGAATTGGTTATAGAGAGTACAAAAAAGATGATAAAAACCAATTTAATTTTACTTTTAGTGTTTTTGAGAAAAGAAGCTAA
- the gatB gene encoding Asp-tRNA(Asn)/Glu-tRNA(Gln) amidotransferase subunit GatB, with amino-acid sequence MKWEMVIGLEVHIQLNTNSKLFSSAANKYGQHQNTQAAFLDLGLPGTLPVVNKEAIRKAVIFGLAVDATISKDSFFARKNYFYPDLPKGYQISQSNNPIVQEGKLEIETSKGNKIIRIERAHLEEDAGKSVHGYVGDETGLDYNRAGTPLLEIVTYPDFRSAEEVVVYLKKLHQLVKHLNICDGNMQEGSFRCDVNLSIRPEGEKEFGTRAELKNINSFRFIESAIAYEFSRQVAVLEKGGKVVQETRLYDADANETRSMRAKENAFDYRYFPDPDLLPLIITEEYIQDIKASMPLKPEQRETIYREHLGEQEVDFLLSNLEIADYYDQVAKSVGYKIAYNWITVDLISILNRLEKEFSGDIVPANILEEIITKTQSDVISQKAAKQVIGAYIESPKNIDTLIEELGLKQVSDEGAIRELVQGIIRDNPEQAADFKAGKDKLMGFFVGQAMKASKGKANPKQVNQIVQEELSK; translated from the coding sequence ATGAAATGGGAGATGGTGATAGGGCTTGAAGTCCATATTCAGTTAAATACTAATTCTAAGTTATTTTCAAGTGCTGCTAATAAATATGGTCAGCATCAAAATACGCAAGCAGCGTTTTTAGATTTAGGATTGCCAGGGACTTTGCCTGTAGTAAATAAAGAAGCAATTCGTAAGGCTGTGATTTTTGGATTAGCAGTAGATGCTACTATTTCAAAAGATAGTTTTTTTGCGCGTAAGAATTATTTTTATCCAGATTTACCTAAAGGTTATCAGATTAGTCAGTCTAATAATCCAATCGTGCAAGAAGGTAAGTTAGAGATTGAAACATCTAAAGGCAACAAGATTATTCGTATAGAAAGAGCGCATTTAGAAGAGGATGCAGGAAAGTCTGTACATGGCTATGTTGGCGATGAGACAGGTCTTGACTATAATAGGGCAGGTACGCCTCTTTTAGAGATAGTAACATATCCAGATTTTAGATCTGCTGAAGAAGTGGTTGTTTATCTTAAGAAATTACACCAATTAGTTAAGCATCTAAATATTTGTGATGGAAATATGCAAGAAGGTTCTTTTAGATGTGATGTTAACCTTTCAATTCGTCCTGAAGGTGAGAAAGAATTTGGAACTCGTGCAGAGTTAAAAAATATAAATTCTTTTAGATTTATTGAATCAGCAATAGCATATGAATTTTCTCGCCAAGTAGCTGTTCTTGAGAAGGGTGGGAAAGTGGTTCAAGAAACTAGATTATATGATGCAGATGCTAATGAAACTAGATCTATGAGAGCAAAAGAAAATGCTTTTGATTATAGATACTTTCCAGATCCAGATTTATTGCCGCTTATTATCACTGAGGAGTATATTCAAGATATTAAGGCTAGTATGCCTCTTAAGCCTGAGCAAAGAGAAACTATATATAGAGAACATTTAGGAGAACAAGAGGTTGATTTCTTGTTATCAAACCTTGAGATTGCTGACTATTATGATCAAGTAGCTAAATCTGTTGGTTACAAAATAGCATATAACTGGATTACAGTAGATCTAATTTCTATACTAAATAGGTTAGAAAAAGAATTTTCTGGAGATATTGTGCCAGCTAATATTCTTGAAGAGATTATTACAAAAACACAAAGCGATGTAATATCGCAGAAAGCGGCTAAACAAGTTATAGGGGCATATATAGAGTCTCCTAAAAATATAGACACTCTTATCGAAGAGCTTGGCTTAAAGCAAGTTTCTGATGAAGGAGCTATCCGTGAGCTTGTACAAGGAATAATTAGAGATAATCCTGAACAAGCGGCAGACTTTAAAGCGGGTAAGGATAAGCTCATGGGGTTCTTTGTTGGTCAAGCAATGAAGGCTAGTAAAGGAAAGGCGAATCCAAAACAAGTAAACCAAATAGTGCAAGAAGAGTTGAGTAAATAA
- a CDS encoding SDR family oxidoreductase has translation MQKFKNKHVVVFGASSGMGRSVSIKLLELGANISICARRKEHLDEIVSIKNDCCLGISTDVTNKLQVKKFILEAIKKFGPIDYLINAAGVMYYQKMTNNGYDEWLSMVNINVIGLLNILHSSLESLVESKGMLINITSDAGRQAFPGLAVYSGTKAFMEFTLRGLRHELVESGVRVVNIQPGNVATSLHSMSSEKDAVTDYKSENDCGFLDPENIADSIIYAMSQPAKVAVNEILIEPQSEPI, from the coding sequence ATGCAGAAATTTAAAAATAAACACGTTGTTGTTTTTGGTGCTTCAAGTGGTATGGGTAGGAGTGTCTCTATTAAGTTACTTGAATTAGGTGCAAATATTTCAATTTGTGCTAGACGTAAGGAACACCTTGATGAAATTGTAAGTATCAAAAATGATTGTTGTTTGGGTATATCTACAGATGTTACAAACAAGCTTCAAGTTAAGAAATTTATTTTAGAGGCTATTAAGAAATTTGGACCAATAGATTATTTGATTAATGCAGCTGGGGTTATGTATTATCAAAAAATGACCAATAATGGTTATGATGAATGGCTATCAATGGTTAATATCAATGTTATTGGTCTTTTAAATATTTTACATTCATCATTGGAGTCACTTGTTGAGTCTAAAGGAATGTTGATAAATATCACCTCAGATGCGGGTAGACAAGCTTTTCCTGGGCTGGCCGTTTATTCAGGAACTAAAGCTTTTATGGAGTTTACATTAAGAGGATTGCGCCATGAGCTTGTTGAGAGTGGGGTTCGGGTGGTAAATATTCAGCCTGGTAATGTGGCAACATCATTGCACTCCATGTCTAGTGAAAAAGATGCTGTTACGGATTATAAAAGTGAAAATGATTGTGGATTTCTAGATCCTGAAAATATTGCTGATTCAATAATATATGCAATGAGCCAGCCAGCAAAAGTTGCGGTTAATGAAATATTAATTGAACCTCAGAGTGAGCCAATATAA